The following are from one region of the Saimiri boliviensis isolate mSaiBol1 chromosome 18, mSaiBol1.pri, whole genome shotgun sequence genome:
- the LOC141581975 gene encoding tripartite motif-containing protein 43-like, which translates to MDSDFPQAFQKELTCVICLNYLVDPVTIGCGHSFCRPCLCLSWEEAQSPANCPTCREPSHQKDFKTNIFLKNLVTIARKASVWQFLSSETQVCGTHRETKMFCATDKSLLCSLCSNSQEHGAHKHCPIEGAAEEHREKLLKQMRIIWEKIQENQRNLSEEVETSILWSAYALLRAQMIRVEYMKLHPVIHEEEKQHLERLCKEHQEIFSQLQRSCINMHQKKQHLKEMYRELMEMCHKPDVELLQDLGDIMARSESVLLHMPQPVNPELTAGPITGLVHRLNRFRVEISFNYEVSNHNISLFEDVRSWMFRPEREGGSVNSDRPDYFAAWGAQGFSSGKHYWELDVDDSWDWALGVCKDSQIRNNGTMITSVDIFLLLCVKVNHHFRLLTSSPMLAHYVEKPLGRVGVFLDFESGSLSFLNVAKNSLIWRYPAGSLNFPVRPFFYTGHR; encoded by the exons ATGGACTCAGACTTCCCACAGGCCTTCCAGAAGGAACTCACCTGTGTCATCTGCCTGAACTACCTGGTAGACCCTGTCACCataggctgtgggcacagcttctgtagaccctgcctctgcctttcctggGAAGAAGCCCAAAGTCCTGCCAACTGCCCTACGTGCAGGGAGCCATCACATCAAAAGGAtttcaaaactaacatttttctgaagaatttagtGACGATTGCCAGGAAAGCCAGTGTCTGGCAATTCCTGAGCTCTGAGACACAAGTATGTGGGACCCATAGGGAAACAAAGATGTTCTGTGCCACAGACAAGAGTCTGCTCTGCTCGCTGTGCTCTAACTCTCAGGAGCACGGGGCTCACAAACACTGTCCCATTGAAGGGGCAGCTGAAGAACACCGG GAGAAGCTCTTAAAGCAAATGAGGATTATatgggaaaaaattcaagaaaatcagagaaatctaaGTGAGGAGGTAGAAACAAGCATCCTCTGGAGT GCCTATGCACTTCTTCGTGCACAGATGATCAGGGTTGAGTATATGAAGCTGCATCCAGTTATCcatgaggaagaaaaacaacatttagagAGACTGTGCAAGGAACACCAAGAGATATTTTCACAACTCCAGAGAAGTTGCATCAACATGCATCAAAAGAAGCAGCACTTGAAAGAAATGTATCGGGAACTAATGGAAATGTGTCATAAACCAGATGTGGAGCTGCTCCAG gaTTTGGGAGACATCATGGCAAG GAGCGAGTCCGTGCTGCTGCACATGCCCCAGCCTGTGAATCCAGAGTTAACTGCAGGGCCCATCACTGGACTGGTGCACAGGCTCAACCGCTTCCGAG tggaaatttccttcaattatgaagtAAGCAATCACAATATCAGCCTGTTTGAGGATGTGAGAAGTTGGATGTTTAGACCTGAACGGGAAGGTGGATCTGTGAATTCTGACAGACCTGACTATTTTGCTGCATGGGGAGCCCAGGGCTTCTCCTCTGGGAAACACTATTGGGAGCTGGATGTGGACGACTCTTGGGACTGGGCTCTGGGTGTCTGTAAGGACTCCCAGATAAGGAATAATGGCACCATGATTACATCTGtggacatatttcttcttttatgtgtgaAGGTGAATCATCATTTCCGTCTCTTGACCAGCTCTCCAATGCTTGCTCACTATGTAGAGAAACCTCTGGGCCGGGTTGGTGTGTTTCTGGATTTTGAAAGTGGAAGTCTGAGTTTTTTGAATGTAGCCAAGAATTCCCTCATATGGCGTTACCCGGCTGGCTCCTTAAATTTCCCTGTCAGGCCTTTCTTTTACACTGGCCACAGATGA